A window of Corallococcus macrosporus DSM 14697 contains these coding sequences:
- a CDS encoding non-ribosomal peptide synthetase/type I polyketide synthase → MAEHDTLSENSGGTGNDIAIIGMAGRFPGSADVQSFWRNLREGVESIVRLAPEALEWSPLMAEASRHHPDFVPVAAEMEGGDGFDAAFFGMAPREAEWMDPQQRVFLECAWTALEDAALDPERFEGKIALYAGASASMHGLGRVGQGSLDPASLYELMSNSAENLATRASFKLGLRGESLSLYTACSTGLVAVHMACQSLVMRQSDVALAGAVRLAMPQRTGYLFQEGMILSPDGHCRAFDARAAGTVPGNGVAVVVLKPLEDARRDGDRVYAVIRGSSINNDGGQKVGYTAPSVEGQADVIGEALAFAGLEAGDIGYVEAHGTGTALGDPIEVAALTRAYRRQTEQKGYCALGSVKTNVGHLDTAAGLAGLIKTALALTHEELPPTLHFERPNPAIDFANSPFFVVDRLRPWPRGPVPRRAGVSSFGIGGTNAHAVLEEAPLPEPTTPSVRPTQVVTLSGRSPEALDAAARELAGWLDAAPAGVALADVAFTRNVGRRAFEHRRSFVAPDVAALREKLRAPGKAQAVENVVAAREQGVAFLFPGQGAQSVGMGRELHAAEPVYREALESCLDGLGAALGASVRSVLSPAPGAEDAARQALADPGIALPALFAVEYALARQWEAWGVRPRAYLGHSFGEYVAACLAEVLPLEDALALVAARGRLMARMPPGSMTAVGCAEETVRPLLTEALSLAAVNGPDRCVVSGPAPDVEALERDLAVRGIGVLRLPAAHAFHSAAVEPLMAELRRVVAGLRLSAPQRPYVSSVTGTWIRAEEATDPDYWLRQMRAPVRFGDGLEALRADGCTVFLEVGPDQALTALARGGPGRAVASQPRAGSKRGMHATLMEALGALWEQGLVLDWRQVYAHETRRKLTLPTYPFQRQTFRVAAPAPVKALQAPAEVVAVSPVVAGGGGAAEAASDLAGARTEVERKVLAIWRERLGRSDFGIHDDFLELGGNSLMAAQLLTRLREAFPVPLPLSDVFDSPTVAGISARIQERLGASGANGAEPVLPPLVRIPRDGDLPLSVVQGRVCALEQALPGNPALNMYVVLRFQGALDVAVLERSLEAAAQRHEALRTSYPLRDGVPVLRIAPRLTFPLTPEPLAGATWQQRVYDEVSRPFDLERGPVARARLWRLGADDFMLAVTIHHVVCDTWSLVVFAKELGEHYAALKQGHPARLPALPVQYVDFAAWQRKALKEGAFASQLSAWRERLAAFPSPLELPVDRARGDGPALRGQVLKVGFSSTLSAAVQALAQREGVTPFMVLLASWKALLSRWTGRDDIVVGTPIGNRSRPELEPMIGYVAHAVPLRTDLAGAPSFRELVMRVRDVIMEAYAHPDVPYEELGREIEPTKDTGRSRVFDTLFVLHSRFDRTADLPGVRMSLAELDDVPPEFGSVLSDLTVGLGEHAHGFSGTIDYAEERFERDTVERLVAHWTTLLEAAVAAPETPLLALPLEQPRPGPAAVEAGRSASAPVPVAEALQARAAADAASVAMTAPEGRAVTWGELRASADRLAAELAGHEVGPEVLVAVCLEPSVERVVAQWAVQALGAAYVLLSVPQLRELASLSPPGAPSPLLLTHTNVRTGVPLDAARVIRVDEVLSRTDSRLGVPAREAPRASDGDMVCLEPLVGTRGEQLRAIHTHHTVAALFARLDAEAPSKDGIWLAAEEAQAPGSGLELLWALTRGLRVVLPAERARFTSWGTGAAPERRRTDFSLSFFANDEDSLGGRKYRLLLEAAKFADAHGFSAVWTPERHFHSFGGLYPRPAVVGAGVATVTERLGIRAGSVVLPLHDPILVAEEWAVLDNLSDGRVGVSFASGWHANDFVFAPDRYARRKDVLHRGIEEVRTLWRGGTVLRRNGAGEEVAISLRPKPVQKVLPIWLTAAGSPETFRLAGELGAYVLTNLMGQHLDDLASKVALYRDAWRQHGHAGRGHVSLMMHAFLGDDPAEVQKKARPPLLDYFRSSVDISSGFLASLGLDVDPRSLSRSDIDALLAHGVERYVQDGGLIGTPESCAPMVERVQRLDVDEIACLVDFGVEVEATLEGLRHLDALRGRHSPAPSPAIPSAALREGPGAAEALLSLVREAGITHLHCTAALARSMLALPDAAEVLRPVRHVLLEGASEEAAASLARAMPWRVAHRQPGLGLGAWAVAMGPVDASRWDVVDGRGQPVPVGVVGELVVTGAGVPRGFWNAPETTSMRVLAGESDGARRLGTGRRARRKRDGSVELLAAAPVTERRPAPPKSAARMGSGAASRPEGSGTIPLVPRGRPLPLSFAQQRLWYLDRLEPGNVAYNNAVAFTLSGKLDAAALERALNGVVRRHEALRTTFAVEGDAAVQLIAPALEVSILVRDAEDASEEELARQAREEARRTFDLEQGPLLRATLLRVGSTEHVLLLTLHHIISDGWSAAVMVHEMIQLYEAEMSGQPPTLPALSVQYADYALWQLEWMRGPSLKAEQDWWGEVLAEVPVLQLPVDRPRPPVQTHDGAQLPFSVPRSLMDAVVAAGRKEGATPFMVLLAAWQVLLHAYTGQEDFAVGSPVAGRNRPEVEPLIGCFINSIALRADLSGDPTFTQVLGRVRRTALAAFSHQEMPFEKVLEVLNTPRDLSHNPVFQTMLVLHNTPTPVLSLAGLQMRGRYVHTGATKMDLTLEVTETAEGLRGGIDFNTRLFDEATIARLAGSLLRVLEAAASRPDARLSQLDLLDAAERARLLVEWNPAPVAELPASDTVPARFLAQAARTPDAVAVADGARTFTYRELEALSLRVAGHLVSRGVGRGAVVALAVAQPSEVVAGLLGVMRAGAAVVVLDVDHPPERLSSILADTQARMLLTSESLRARVPSRAGPEVITLDSLPEATGDLRVRPEGTDAACIVYTSGSTGRPRGVVLEHRHLVAATRARAEVYGAPGVVMSLAPFTFDAALAGLLWSLFEGGALRYPDAEEREDPRRLAERIAQSRVTHLISVPSLYGQLLAAAAVGGLKSLTAVSVGGEACPVELTRAHHEALPSVALFNEYGPTEATIWSTVHRVRVGEEHRVPIGRAVPGARVYLLDARRKLVPQGAPGEVYLGGAGVARGYLGQPGLTAERFVTDPFDGRSGARMYRTGDVARWRGDGTLEFLGRVDEQVKVRGFRIEPGEVEATLLANPSVREAVVVARDDGKGPKRLVAYVVPVATDSGAAPDAAALKGWVRSRLPPYMVPAAVVALDALPRTRHGKVDRRALPAPETGPAVAPVAPRSEVEATLVSLWREVLGVERVGIHDDFFELGGDSILGLQIITRARAQGIELSPKQLFQNPTVARLATVAGTRLAVQAEQGAVVGPVALTPIQHWFFELAQEAPHHWNMSLLLEVKTPLDGALLGQALTHLLAHHDALRARFARGEAGWRQVVPEPEAGVLVEQVDLSTVPEVEQAAVVQHRAEEAQQALRLDGGLLHATLLTLGRGRSARLLLTVHHLVVDAVSWRILLEDLAGVYAQLAAGNAARLPPKTTSFQAWARGLETLARSEKLAAERKWWLERPWQEAARVPVDFPEGVNTEATAHSVRVTLDVEETRALLQDVPKAWHTQAQDPLLTALGQALTAWAGGGVALVDVEGHGREEVLPGVDVSRTVGWFTRVFPALLDLRGAPTPGDALRAVKEGLRAVPSQGMGWGLLRYVSKDAALAALPAAEVGFNHLGQVDGVVGADGPFALAAESESLRQRAPVARRPYLIDVMSAVRNGRLEVLWTFSGAVHRRETVARVAEDFVTRLRALVAASKAPDAGGHSPSDFPLAKVKQAQLDKLSARFGKKTR, encoded by the coding sequence GCGTGCTCCACGGGGCTCGTGGCCGTGCACATGGCCTGTCAGAGCCTGGTGATGCGTCAGTCGGACGTGGCGCTGGCGGGCGCGGTGCGGCTGGCGATGCCGCAGCGCACGGGCTACCTGTTCCAGGAGGGGATGATCTTGTCCCCGGACGGCCACTGCCGTGCGTTCGACGCGCGCGCGGCGGGGACGGTGCCGGGCAACGGCGTGGCGGTGGTGGTGCTCAAGCCGCTGGAGGACGCGCGCCGGGACGGTGACCGGGTGTACGCGGTCATCCGGGGCTCCTCCATCAACAACGACGGTGGCCAGAAGGTGGGCTACACGGCGCCCAGCGTGGAGGGGCAGGCGGACGTCATTGGCGAGGCGCTGGCGTTCGCGGGCCTGGAGGCGGGAGACATCGGCTACGTGGAGGCGCACGGCACGGGCACCGCGCTGGGTGACCCCATCGAAGTCGCCGCGCTCACCCGCGCTTACCGGCGGCAGACGGAGCAGAAGGGCTACTGCGCGCTCGGTTCGGTGAAGACGAACGTGGGGCACCTGGACACGGCCGCGGGCCTGGCCGGGCTCATCAAGACAGCGCTGGCGCTGACGCACGAGGAGCTGCCGCCCACGCTCCACTTCGAGCGGCCGAACCCGGCCATCGACTTCGCCAACAGCCCCTTCTTCGTCGTGGATCGGCTGCGGCCCTGGCCGCGAGGGCCGGTGCCCCGGCGCGCGGGCGTCAGCTCGTTCGGCATTGGCGGGACGAACGCGCACGCGGTGCTGGAGGAGGCGCCGCTGCCCGAGCCCACCACGCCCAGCGTCCGGCCCACGCAGGTGGTGACGCTGTCGGGCCGCTCGCCAGAGGCCCTGGACGCCGCGGCGCGGGAGCTGGCCGGGTGGCTGGACGCCGCGCCCGCCGGCGTGGCGCTGGCGGACGTGGCCTTCACGCGCAACGTGGGGCGCCGGGCCTTCGAGCACCGGCGGAGCTTCGTGGCGCCGGACGTCGCGGCGCTGCGGGAGAAGCTGCGCGCGCCGGGGAAGGCCCAGGCCGTGGAGAACGTGGTGGCCGCGCGCGAGCAGGGCGTGGCCTTCCTGTTCCCGGGCCAGGGGGCGCAGTCGGTGGGGATGGGCCGCGAGCTGCACGCCGCGGAGCCCGTCTACCGGGAGGCCCTGGAGTCCTGCCTGGACGGGCTGGGCGCGGCGCTGGGCGCCTCGGTGCGGAGCGTGTTGTCGCCGGCGCCCGGCGCGGAGGACGCGGCGAGGCAGGCGTTGGCCGACCCGGGCATCGCGCTGCCCGCGCTCTTCGCCGTGGAGTACGCCCTGGCGCGCCAATGGGAGGCCTGGGGCGTTCGCCCGCGCGCGTACCTGGGGCACAGCTTCGGTGAGTACGTGGCGGCCTGCCTCGCGGAGGTGCTGCCCTTGGAGGACGCGCTGGCGCTGGTGGCGGCGCGCGGCCGGCTGATGGCGCGGATGCCGCCGGGCAGCATGACGGCGGTGGGCTGCGCGGAAGAGACGGTGCGCCCGCTGCTCACGGAGGCGCTGTCCCTGGCGGCGGTGAACGGGCCGGACCGGTGCGTGGTCTCCGGGCCCGCGCCGGACGTGGAGGCGTTGGAGCGCGACCTGGCCGTCCGGGGCATCGGCGTGCTGCGGCTGCCTGCGGCGCACGCGTTCCACTCGGCGGCGGTGGAGCCGCTGATGGCGGAGCTGCGGCGCGTGGTGGCCGGGCTGCGGCTGTCCGCGCCTCAGCGGCCCTACGTGTCCAGCGTCACCGGGACGTGGATTCGCGCGGAGGAGGCCACGGACCCGGATTACTGGCTCCGGCAGATGCGCGCGCCCGTGCGCTTCGGTGATGGGCTGGAGGCGCTGAGGGCGGACGGCTGCACCGTGTTCCTGGAGGTGGGCCCGGACCAGGCGCTCACGGCCCTGGCTCGGGGCGGGCCCGGGCGCGCCGTGGCGTCGCAGCCCCGGGCGGGCTCGAAGCGGGGGATGCACGCCACGCTGATGGAGGCGCTGGGCGCGCTGTGGGAGCAGGGACTGGTGCTCGACTGGCGCCAGGTCTACGCGCACGAGACGCGGCGGAAGCTGACGCTGCCCACGTATCCCTTCCAGCGGCAGACGTTCCGCGTCGCGGCTCCCGCGCCAGTGAAGGCCCTCCAGGCCCCCGCCGAAGTCGTGGCCGTGTCCCCGGTCGTCGCCGGCGGCGGAGGCGCGGCGGAGGCCGCCTCGGACCTGGCGGGGGCTCGCACGGAGGTGGAGCGCAAGGTCCTGGCCATCTGGCGCGAGCGCCTGGGCCGGTCGGACTTCGGCATCCACGACGACTTCCTGGAGCTGGGGGGCAACTCGCTGATGGCCGCGCAGCTCCTGACGCGGCTGCGCGAGGCGTTCCCCGTTCCACTTCCTTTGAGCGACGTCTTCGACTCGCCCACGGTGGCGGGAATCTCGGCGCGCATCCAGGAGCGCCTGGGGGCCTCGGGCGCGAATGGCGCGGAGCCGGTGCTTCCTCCGCTGGTCCGCATCCCGCGTGATGGCGACTTGCCCCTGTCGGTGGTGCAGGGGCGCGTCTGCGCGCTGGAGCAGGCGCTGCCCGGCAACCCGGCCCTGAACATGTACGTGGTGCTGCGCTTCCAGGGGGCGCTGGACGTGGCGGTCCTGGAGCGGAGCCTGGAGGCGGCGGCGCAGCGTCACGAGGCGCTGCGCACGTCCTATCCATTGCGGGACGGCGTGCCGGTCCTCCGCATCGCGCCAAGGCTGACGTTCCCGTTGACGCCCGAGCCGCTCGCGGGCGCCACATGGCAGCAGCGCGTGTACGACGAGGTGTCGCGGCCGTTCGACCTGGAGCGCGGCCCCGTGGCCCGCGCGCGGCTGTGGCGGCTCGGGGCGGACGACTTCATGCTCGCCGTCACCATCCACCACGTGGTGTGTGACACCTGGTCGTTGGTGGTGTTCGCGAAGGAGCTGGGCGAGCACTACGCGGCCCTCAAGCAGGGGCACCCGGCGCGGCTCCCCGCGCTGCCGGTGCAGTACGTGGACTTCGCGGCGTGGCAGCGGAAGGCGCTGAAGGAGGGCGCGTTCGCGTCTCAACTCTCGGCGTGGCGGGAGCGGCTGGCCGCGTTCCCCAGTCCGCTGGAGCTGCCGGTGGACCGCGCGCGGGGAGACGGCCCCGCGCTGCGAGGTCAGGTGCTGAAGGTGGGGTTCTCCTCCACGCTGTCGGCCGCGGTCCAGGCGCTGGCGCAGCGTGAAGGCGTCACCCCGTTCATGGTGCTGCTGGCGTCGTGGAAGGCGCTGCTGTCCCGTTGGACGGGCCGCGACGACATCGTGGTGGGGACGCCCATTGGAAACCGGAGCCGGCCGGAGCTGGAGCCGATGATTGGCTACGTGGCGCACGCCGTCCCGCTGCGGACGGACCTGGCGGGCGCGCCGTCCTTCCGCGAGCTGGTGATGCGCGTCCGGGATGTCATCATGGAGGCCTACGCGCATCCGGACGTCCCGTACGAAGAGCTGGGGCGGGAGATTGAGCCCACGAAGGACACCGGCCGCTCGCGCGTCTTCGACACCCTGTTCGTGCTGCACAGCCGCTTCGACCGGACCGCGGACCTGCCCGGCGTGCGCATGAGCCTGGCCGAGCTGGATGACGTGCCGCCTGAGTTCGGCAGCGTCCTGTCGGACCTGACGGTGGGCCTGGGCGAACACGCGCACGGCTTCTCCGGCACCATCGACTACGCGGAGGAGCGCTTCGAACGGGACACCGTGGAGCGCCTGGTGGCCCACTGGACCACGTTGCTCGAAGCGGCCGTGGCGGCCCCCGAGACGCCGCTCCTCGCGTTGCCGCTCGAGCAGCCCCGTCCCGGGCCGGCGGCGGTGGAGGCCGGGCGCTCCGCCTCGGCGCCGGTGCCTGTCGCGGAGGCGCTTCAGGCGCGCGCCGCCGCTGATGCCGCGTCGGTGGCGATGACGGCGCCGGAAGGCCGAGCCGTGACGTGGGGCGAGCTGCGAGCGTCCGCCGACCGGCTGGCGGCGGAGCTGGCCGGCCACGAGGTGGGGCCCGAGGTCCTGGTCGCCGTCTGCCTGGAGCCGTCCGTGGAGCGGGTGGTGGCGCAGTGGGCGGTGCAGGCCCTGGGGGCGGCCTACGTCCTGCTGTCCGTGCCGCAGCTCCGCGAGCTGGCCAGCCTCTCTCCTCCGGGGGCGCCATCGCCGCTGCTCCTGACCCATACGAATGTCCGCACGGGCGTGCCGCTGGACGCGGCGCGGGTCATCCGGGTGGACGAGGTCCTCTCGCGGACCGATTCGCGCCTGGGCGTGCCCGCCCGCGAGGCGCCGCGGGCCTCCGACGGAGACATGGTCTGCCTGGAGCCGCTGGTGGGGACCCGGGGCGAGCAGCTCCGCGCCATCCACACGCACCACACCGTGGCGGCGCTGTTCGCCCGGTTGGACGCGGAGGCTCCGTCGAAGGACGGCATCTGGCTCGCGGCGGAGGAGGCGCAGGCGCCCGGCTCCGGGCTGGAGCTCCTCTGGGCGCTGACGCGTGGGCTGCGCGTGGTGCTGCCCGCGGAGCGCGCGCGCTTCACGTCGTGGGGGACGGGCGCGGCGCCTGAGCGGCGGAGGACGGATTTCAGCCTGTCGTTCTTCGCCAACGACGAGGATTCGCTGGGCGGCCGGAAGTACCGCCTGCTGCTGGAGGCGGCGAAGTTCGCGGACGCGCATGGCTTCTCCGCGGTGTGGACGCCGGAGCGGCACTTCCACTCGTTCGGCGGTCTGTACCCTCGGCCCGCCGTGGTGGGCGCGGGCGTGGCCACGGTGACGGAGCGGCTGGGCATCCGCGCGGGGAGCGTGGTGCTGCCGCTGCATGACCCCATCCTCGTGGCGGAGGAGTGGGCCGTGCTGGACAACCTGTCCGACGGCCGCGTGGGGGTGTCCTTCGCGTCGGGCTGGCACGCGAATGACTTCGTGTTCGCGCCGGACCGGTACGCGCGGAGGAAGGACGTCCTCCACCGCGGCATCGAGGAGGTGCGCACGCTGTGGCGCGGTGGAACGGTGCTGCGACGCAATGGCGCGGGAGAGGAGGTCGCCATCTCCCTGCGCCCCAAGCCCGTCCAGAAGGTGCTGCCCATCTGGCTCACCGCCGCCGGCAGTCCCGAGACGTTCCGGCTGGCGGGCGAGCTGGGCGCGTACGTGCTCACCAACCTGATGGGCCAGCACCTGGATGACCTGGCGAGCAAGGTGGCGCTGTACCGCGATGCCTGGCGGCAACATGGCCACGCGGGGCGCGGGCACGTGAGCCTGATGATGCACGCGTTCCTCGGTGATGACCCGGCCGAGGTCCAGAAGAAGGCGCGGCCGCCGCTGCTCGACTACTTCCGCAGCTCGGTGGACATCTCCTCGGGCTTCCTGGCCAGCCTGGGGCTCGACGTGGATCCCCGCTCGCTGTCGCGCTCGGACATCGACGCGCTGCTGGCGCACGGTGTGGAGCGCTACGTGCAGGACGGCGGCCTCATCGGCACGCCGGAGAGCTGCGCGCCCATGGTGGAGCGGGTCCAGCGGCTCGACGTGGATGAGATTGCCTGCCTGGTGGACTTCGGCGTGGAGGTCGAGGCGACGCTGGAGGGGTTGCGGCACCTGGACGCCTTGCGTGGCCGTCATTCGCCGGCGCCCTCGCCCGCGATTCCCTCGGCGGCCCTCCGGGAAGGCCCTGGCGCGGCGGAGGCCCTGCTGTCGCTGGTGCGGGAGGCGGGCATCACCCACCTGCACTGCACCGCGGCGCTGGCGCGGTCGATGCTGGCGCTGCCCGACGCGGCGGAGGTGCTGCGCCCCGTGCGCCACGTCCTGCTCGAAGGCGCGTCCGAGGAAGCGGCGGCGTCCCTGGCGCGCGCCATGCCGTGGCGGGTCGCGCACCGTCAGCCCGGCCTGGGGCTCGGCGCCTGGGCCGTGGCCATGGGGCCGGTGGACGCCTCGCGGTGGGACGTGGTGGACGGACGCGGCCAGCCGGTGCCGGTGGGCGTCGTGGGTGAGCTGGTGGTGACGGGCGCGGGGGTGCCGCGTGGCTTCTGGAACGCGCCGGAGACCACGTCGATGCGCGTGCTCGCCGGGGAGTCCGACGGTGCGCGGCGGCTGGGGACTGGCCGTCGTGCGCGGCGCAAGCGGGACGGTTCGGTGGAGCTCCTGGCCGCCGCGCCCGTCACGGAGCGGCGTCCAGCGCCGCCGAAGTCCGCCGCGCGGATGGGGAGCGGCGCGGCCTCCAGGCCCGAGGGCTCGGGGACCATTCCGCTCGTGCCTCGGGGACGCCCGCTGCCGCTGTCCTTCGCGCAGCAGCGGCTCTGGTACCTGGACCGGTTGGAGCCAGGCAACGTGGCCTACAACAACGCCGTCGCCTTCACGCTGTCCGGCAAGCTCGATGCCGCGGCGCTGGAGCGGGCGTTGAACGGCGTGGTGCGCAGGCACGAGGCCTTGCGGACCACGTTCGCCGTGGAAGGCGACGCCGCGGTGCAGCTCATCGCGCCAGCGCTGGAGGTCTCCATCCTCGTCCGGGATGCGGAGGACGCCAGTGAGGAGGAGCTCGCCCGCCAGGCGCGTGAAGAGGCGCGCCGCACCTTCGACCTGGAGCAGGGCCCGCTGCTCCGCGCGACGTTGCTGCGGGTGGGGAGCACCGAGCACGTCCTGCTGCTCACGCTGCACCACATCATCTCGGACGGCTGGTCCGCGGCGGTGATGGTGCACGAGATGATTCAGTTGTACGAGGCCGAGATGTCGGGCCAGCCGCCGACGCTGCCCGCCCTGTCCGTGCAGTACGCGGACTACGCGCTCTGGCAGCTGGAGTGGATGCGAGGCCCCTCGCTGAAGGCGGAGCAGGACTGGTGGGGCGAGGTGCTGGCGGAGGTGCCGGTGCTCCAGCTCCCGGTGGACCGTCCCCGTCCGCCCGTGCAGACGCATGACGGCGCGCAGTTGCCCTTCTCGGTGCCCCGGTCGCTGATGGATGCCGTGGTGGCGGCCGGCCGGAAGGAGGGGGCCACGCCCTTCATGGTGCTGCTGGCCGCGTGGCAGGTGCTGTTGCACGCGTACACGGGACAGGAGGACTTCGCGGTGGGGTCGCCCGTCGCGGGGCGCAACCGGCCCGAGGTGGAGCCGCTGATTGGCTGCTTCATCAACTCCATTGCCCTGCGCGCGGACCTGAGCGGAGACCCCACGTTCACGCAGGTGCTGGGCCGGGTGCGGCGCACCGCGCTGGCCGCCTTCTCGCACCAGGAGATGCCGTTCGAGAAGGTGCTGGAGGTGCTGAACACCCCGCGCGACCTCAGCCACAACCCGGTCTTCCAGACGATGCTGGTGCTGCACAACACGCCCACGCCCGTGCTGTCGCTGGCCGGGCTCCAGATGCGTGGCCGTTACGTGCACACGGGCGCCACGAAGATGGACCTCACGCTGGAGGTCACGGAGACGGCCGAGGGCCTGCGCGGCGGCATCGACTTCAACACCCGCCTCTTCGACGAGGCCACCATCGCGCGGCTCGCGGGCTCCCTGCTGCGGGTGCTGGAGGCCGCGGCGAGCCGCCCGGACGCGCGGCTGTCCCAGCTCGACCTCCTGGACGCCGCGGAGCGCGCCCGGCTGCTGGTGGAGTGGAACCCCGCGCCCGTGGCCGAGCTGCCTGCCTCGGACACCGTGCCCGCGCGGTTCCTGGCCCAGGCGGCGCGGACGCCCGACGCGGTGGCGGTGGCGGACGGTGCCCGGACCTTCACGTATCGCGAGCTGGAAGCGCTGTCCCTGCGCGTCGCCGGGCACCTGGTGTCACGGGGCGTGGGGCGAGGCGCCGTCGTCGCGCTTGCGGTGGCGCAGCCCTCGGAGGTGGTGGCGGGGCTGCTGGGCGTGATGCGCGCGGGCGCGGCGGTGGTGGTGCTGGACGTGGACCATCCGCCGGAGCGCCTCTCCAGCATCCTGGCGGACACGCAGGCCCGGATGCTGCTCACCTCCGAGTCGCTCCGTGCGCGCGTTCCTTCGCGAGCGGGGCCGGAGGTCATCACGCTGGACTCGCTGCCCGAGGCCACGGGGGACCTGCGCGTCCGTCCGGAGGGAACGGACGCGGCGTGCATCGTCTACACGTCGGGTTCCACGGGGCGGCCACGCGGTGTGGTGCTGGAGCACCGGCACCTGGTGGCGGCCACACGGGCCCGCGCGGAGGTGTACGGCGCGCCCGGCGTCGTGATGTCCCTGGCGCCATTCACCTTCGACGCCGCGCTGGCGGGGCTGCTCTGGTCCCTGTTCGAGGGCGGCGCGTTGCGCTACCCGGACGCGGAGGAGCGTGAGGACCCGCGGCGGCTCGCGGAGCGCATCGCCCAGTCACGCGTCACGCACCTCATCTCCGTGCCGTCGCTGTACGGGCAGCTCCTCGCCGCGGCGGCTGTGGGGGGCCTGAAGAGCCTGACGGCGGTGAGCGTCGGCGGTGAGGCGTGCCCCGTGGAGCTGACGCGTGCGCACCATGAGGCGTTGCCGTCGGTGGCCCTGTTCAACGAGTACGGCCCCACGGAGGCCACCATCTGGAGCACGGTGCACCGGGTGCGGGTGGGGGAGGAGCACCGCGTGCCCATTGGCCGCGCGGTGCCCGGGGCGCGCGTGTACCTGCTGGACGCGCGGCGCAAGCTCGTCCCGCAGGGCGCGCCGGGTGAGGTGTACCTGGGCGGCGCGGGCGTGGCGCGGGGCTACCTGGGCCAGCCGGGACTCACGGCCGAGCGCTTCGTGACGGATCCGTTCGACGGCCGCTCCGGTGCGCGCATGTACCGCACGGGCGACGTGGCCCGCTGGCGCGGGGACGGCACGCTGGAGTTCCTGGGCCGCGTGGATGAGCAGGTGAAGGTGCGCGGCTTCCGCATCGAGCCGGGCGAGGTCGAGGCCACGCTGCTGGCGAATCCCTCGGTGAGGGAGGCCGTCGTCGTGGCGCGAGACGATGGCAAGGGGCCGAAGCGGCTCGTGGCCTACGTGGTGCCCGTGGCCACGGACAGCGGCGCGGCGCCGGACGCGGCGGCGCTGAAGGGCTGGGTGCGTTCGCGGCTGCCGCCGTACATGGTCCCCGCGGCGGTCGTCGCGCTGGACGCGTTGCCACGCACGCGACACGGCAAGGTGGACCGCCGCGCGCTGCCCGCGCCCGAAACGGGGCCGGCGGTCGCGCCGGTGGCGCCTCGTTCGGAGGTGGAGGCCACGCTGGTGTCGCTCTGGCGGGAAGTCCTGGGCGTGGAGCGCGTGGGCATCCACGACGACTTCTTCGAGCTGGGCGGCGACTCCATCCTGGGCTTGCAGATCATCACCCGCGCGCGCGCGCAGGGCATCGAGCTGTCACCGAAGCAGCTCTTCCAGAACCCGACGGTCGCGCGGCTCGCCACGGTCGCGGGGACCCGGCTCGCCGTGCAGGCCGAGCAGGGCGCGGTGGTGGGGCCCGTGGCGCTGACGCCCATCCAGCACTGGTTCTTCGAGCTGGCACAGGAGGCGCCGCACCACTGGAACATGTCCCTGCTGCTGGAGGTGAAGACCCCCCTGGATGGCGCCCTCCTGGGACAGGCGTTGACCCACCTGCTGGCGCACCATGATGCGCTCCGGGCGCGGTTCGCACGCGGCGAGGCGGGCTGGCGGCAGGTCGTCCCGGAGCCGGAGGCTGGTGTCCTCGTCGAGCAGGTGGACCTGTCCACCGTGCCCGAGGTGGAGCAGGCGGCGGTGGTGCAGCACCGCGCCGAAGAGGCGCAGCAGGCCCTGCGGCTGGACGGCGGGCTGCTCCACGCCACGCTGCTGACCCTGGGGCGTGGGCGCTCCGCGCGGTTGCTGCTGACCGTCCATCACCTCGTGGTGGACGCGGTGTCGTGGCGCATCCTCCTGGAGGACCTGGCCGGGGTGTACGCACAGCTCGCCGCGGGCAATGCGGCGCGGCTGCCCCCGAAGACGACCTCGTTCCAGGCCTGGGCGCGGGGCCTGGAGACGCTCGCGCGGTCGGAGAAGCTGGCGGCGGAGCGGAAGTGGTGGCTGGAGCGGCCCTGGCAGGAGGCGGCCCGGGTGCCGGTGGACTTCCCGGAAGGCGTCAACACCGAGGCCACGGCGCATTCGGTTCGCGTCACCCTGGACGTGGAGGAGACGCGGGCCTTGCTGCAGGACGTGCCCAAGGCCTGGCACACGCAGGCGCAGGACCCGTTGCTCACCGCGCTGGGGCAGGCGCTGACGGCGTGGGCCGGTGGCGGCGTCGCGCTGGTGGACGTGGAGGGCCATGGCCGTGAAGAGGTGCTGCCGGGCGTGGATGTCTCGCGCACGGTGGGCTGGTTCACGCGCGTGTTCCCCGCGCTGCTGGACCTGCGTGGGGCGCCGACCCCCGGGGATGCGCTGCGCGCCGTGAAGGAAGGGCTGCGCGCGGTGCCGTCCCAGGGCATGGGGTGGGGCCTGCTCCGCTACGTGTCGAAGGACGCGGCGCTGGCGGCGCTGCCCGCCGCGGAGGTGGGCTTCAACCACCTGGGACAGGTGGACGGCGTGGTGGGCGCGGACGGGCCCTTCGCGCTGGCGGCGGAGAGCGAGTCCCTGCGGCAGCGGGCGCCGGTGGCTCGCCGGCCGTACCTGATCGACGTGATGAGCGCGGTTCGCAACGGGCGGCTGGAGGTGCTGTGGACCTTCAGCGGCGCGGTGCACCGGCGTGAGACGGTGGCACGCGTGGCGGAGGACTTCGTCACGCGCCTGCGGGCCCTGGTGGCGGCGTCGAAGGCGCCGGACGCGGGGGGCCATTCGCCCTCGGACTTCCCGCTCGCGAAGGTGAAGCAGGCGCAACTCGACAAGCTGTCCGCGCGGTTTGGAAAGAAGACGCGATGA